The Thermus brockianus genome window below encodes:
- a CDS encoding NAD-dependent malic enzyme — MPVSRYYDVKRDEKGERYLEPYVTGFLLLRLPLLNKGTAFTEEERRALGLEGLLPPHVNTLEEQKERVYRRYRLIASPLEKHIYLRHLQDRNEVLFYALLVDHLEEMLPILYTPTVGEAVREFSHIYRYPRGFTASTRNIDRVEEALANVPLEEVRLIVATDSSAILGIGDQGYGGMAIAIGKLTLYTAVGGVGPDKTLPVELDVGTDREDLLNDPLYLGVRHKRLRGEAYYQFLDRFVEAVRKRYPKALIQWEDFAKEAAFAVLERYRKVVPSFNDDIQGTGAVALAGVLSACRLKGERLSEQVVVVYGAGAGGIGVAWALVEGMKREGLSEEEAKARVLVLDSRGLLVEGRNMEAYKRPFAQRRERLRDWRFSGEYPNLLETIQNARATVLLGLSGQGGSFTEPVARAMLENTPRPVIFPLSNPTSASEALPDDLIYWTEGRALVAAGSPFPPVGYKGRTIPVGQGNNAFIFPGLGLGAVLARAREVTDGMVLEAAYALYDLTQERFPDLLYPPVRHLREVSPYVAARVMKKALEEGVAEEERIQGLSFPELYAFVRSRFWEPRYLPYRPAPVI, encoded by the coding sequence ATGCCGGTTAGCCGCTATTACGATGTCAAGCGGGACGAGAAGGGCGAGCGCTACCTGGAGCCTTATGTCACGGGTTTTCTGCTTTTGCGGCTTCCCCTTCTCAACAAGGGCACGGCCTTCACCGAGGAGGAAAGGCGCGCCCTAGGCCTAGAAGGCCTTCTGCCTCCCCACGTGAACACCCTGGAGGAGCAGAAGGAAAGGGTCTACCGCCGCTACCGCCTCATCGCCTCCCCTTTGGAGAAGCACATCTACCTCCGCCACCTCCAGGACCGCAACGAGGTCCTTTTCTACGCCCTTTTGGTGGACCACCTGGAGGAGATGCTCCCCATCCTCTACACCCCCACCGTGGGGGAGGCGGTTCGGGAGTTCTCCCACATCTACCGCTACCCCCGGGGCTTTACCGCCAGCACCCGGAACATTGACCGGGTGGAGGAGGCCCTGGCCAACGTGCCCCTGGAGGAGGTGCGCCTCATCGTGGCCACGGACTCCTCCGCCATCCTCGGCATCGGGGACCAGGGGTATGGGGGAATGGCCATTGCCATCGGCAAGCTCACCCTCTATACCGCCGTGGGCGGGGTGGGGCCCGACAAGACCCTGCCCGTGGAGCTGGACGTGGGCACGGACCGGGAGGACCTCCTCAACGACCCCCTTTACCTCGGGGTGCGGCACAAGCGCCTAAGGGGGGAAGCCTATTACCAGTTCCTGGACCGTTTCGTGGAGGCGGTGCGCAAGCGGTACCCCAAGGCCCTCATCCAGTGGGAGGACTTCGCCAAGGAAGCGGCCTTTGCCGTGCTGGAGCGCTACCGGAAGGTGGTGCCTTCCTTCAACGACGACATCCAGGGCACGGGGGCCGTGGCCCTGGCCGGGGTGCTTTCCGCCTGCCGCCTCAAGGGGGAGAGGCTTTCCGAGCAGGTGGTGGTGGTCTACGGGGCGGGGGCCGGGGGGATCGGCGTGGCCTGGGCCTTGGTGGAGGGGATGAAGCGGGAAGGCCTGAGCGAGGAGGAGGCCAAGGCCCGCGTTTTGGTCCTGGACTCCCGGGGGCTCCTCGTGGAAGGGCGGAACATGGAGGCCTACAAGCGGCCCTTCGCCCAGAGGCGGGAGCGCCTCAGGGACTGGCGCTTTTCGGGCGAGTACCCAAACCTTTTGGAAACTATCCAAAACGCCCGGGCCACGGTGCTCCTCGGCCTTTCCGGGCAAGGGGGAAGCTTTACCGAGCCCGTGGCTCGGGCCATGCTGGAAAACACCCCTAGGCCCGTGATCTTCCCCCTTTCCAACCCCACCTCCGCCAGCGAGGCCCTGCCCGATGACCTCATCTACTGGACGGAGGGGCGGGCCCTGGTGGCGGCGGGTAGCCCCTTCCCCCCCGTGGGCTACAAGGGCCGGACCATCCCCGTGGGCCAGGGGAACAACGCCTTCATCTTCCCCGGCCTCGGCCTGGGGGCGGTCTTGGCCCGGGCTCGGGAGGTGACGGACGGGATGGTCCTCGAGGCCGCCTACGCCCTCTACGACCTCACCCAAGAGCGCTTCCCCGACCTCCTCTACCCCCCAGTGCGCCACCTCCGGGAGGTTTCCCCCTACGTGGCCGCCCGGGTCATGAAAAAGGCCCTGGAGGAAGGGGTGGCGGAGGAGGAGCGCATCCAGGGGCTTTCCTTCCCCGAGCTCTACGCCTTCGTGCGAAGCCGCTTCTGGGAGCCCAGGTACCTCCCCTACCGCCCCGCCCCGGTAATCTAG
- a CDS encoding VTT domain-containing protein: MWAYLAPALVLFLEVGFPFGLFVPGGDTLLLALGALAGEGRLSLFPLLPLLFLGSFLGHGVGYAIGRALGKGVRKRLPEALLARAERVLLRLGPTALLLAPFLPGVRTALPLLLGALGFPLALYLGLAALGSLLWTQGLVLLAYFLGQRVSPWLLWPLLLLLALLPLLRRR, from the coding sequence ATGTGGGCCTACCTCGCCCCCGCCCTTGTCCTCTTCCTGGAGGTGGGCTTTCCCTTCGGGCTTTTCGTCCCCGGGGGCGACACCCTGCTCCTGGCCCTGGGGGCCTTGGCGGGGGAAGGGCGCCTTAGCCTCTTCCCCCTCCTTCCCCTCCTCTTCCTCGGAAGCTTCCTGGGGCACGGGGTGGGCTACGCCATTGGCCGGGCCCTGGGCAAAGGGGTGCGCAAGCGGCTACCCGAGGCGCTTCTTGCCCGCGCCGAACGGGTCCTGCTTCGCTTGGGCCCCACGGCCCTCCTCCTTGCCCCTTTCCTCCCCGGGGTGCGCACGGCCCTCCCCCTCCTCCTTGGGGCCTTAGGCTTCCCCCTCGCCCTTTACCTGGGCCTTGCCGCCTTGGGGAGCCTCCTTTGGACCCAGGGCCTCGTCCTCCTCGCCTATTTCCTCGGCCAGCGGGTTTCCCCTTGGCTCCTTTGGCCCCTCCTTCTCCTCCTCGCCCTCCTTCCCCTCCTCCGGCGGCGCTAA
- a CDS encoding metal-sulfur cluster assembly factor translates to MEAEAKLPTKEEVLEALKVVYDPEIPVNIVDLGLVYDVEVHENGVVDITMTLTAIGCPAQDVVKADAEMAVMRLPGVQGVNVEFVWTPPWTPARMTEEGKRMMRMFGFNV, encoded by the coding sequence ATGGAAGCGGAGGCCAAGCTGCCCACCAAGGAGGAGGTCCTCGAGGCCCTAAAGGTGGTCTACGACCCGGAAATCCCGGTGAACATCGTGGACCTGGGCCTCGTCTACGATGTGGAGGTGCACGAGAACGGGGTGGTGGACATCACCATGACCCTCACCGCCATCGGCTGCCCCGCCCAGGACGTGGTGAAGGCGGATGCGGAGATGGCGGTCATGCGCCTACCGGGGGTGCAGGGGGTGAACGTGGAGTTCGTCTGGACCCCGCCCTGGACCCCGGCGCGCATGACGGAGGAGGGGAAGCGCATGATGCGCATGTTCGGCTTCAACGTCTGA
- a CDS encoding TerC family protein, which yields MEAGVVSVILILVALEVILSADNALILGVMVQKLPVHLRRKALFYGILGAYVLRGLALFFAALVIQLWWVQVLGAAYLLYIALRHFLKPEEAHAPPPLEVSAAQFWKVVAQVELMDLAFAVDSVLVAVALSDKLWVIYTGVFLGILALRALASLVVTLLDGYPRFKHLAYVVVGLAGVKLLVGGWDKLVKEALHRPELAVGLDKEAFSFLILGVLLLGSLWALRKPAERTA from the coding sequence ATGGAAGCAGGCGTGGTTTCGGTCATCCTCATCCTGGTGGCCCTGGAGGTGATCCTCTCCGCGGACAACGCCCTGATCCTCGGGGTCATGGTGCAGAAGCTTCCCGTACACCTAAGGCGGAAGGCCCTTTTCTACGGCATCCTGGGCGCCTACGTGCTAAGGGGCCTTGCCCTCTTCTTCGCCGCCCTCGTCATCCAGCTCTGGTGGGTCCAGGTCCTGGGGGCGGCCTATCTCCTCTACATCGCCCTCAGGCACTTCCTGAAGCCCGAGGAGGCCCACGCCCCGCCCCCTCTAGAGGTGAGCGCCGCCCAGTTCTGGAAGGTGGTGGCCCAGGTGGAGCTCATGGACCTGGCCTTCGCCGTGGACTCGGTGCTGGTGGCGGTGGCGCTTTCCGACAAGCTTTGGGTGATCTACACCGGGGTCTTCCTGGGCATCCTGGCCCTGAGGGCCCTGGCGAGCCTGGTGGTCACCCTCCTGGACGGCTACCCCAGGTTCAAGCACCTGGCCTACGTGGTGGTGGGCCTCGCCGGGGTGAAGCTCCTCGTGGGCGGCTGGGACAAGCTCGTTAAGGAGGCCCTCCACCGCCCCGAACTGGCCGTGGGCTTGGACAAGGAGGCCTTTAGCTTCCTTATCCTGGGCGTTCTCCTCCTGGGAAGCCTTTGGGCCTTAAGGAAGCCTGCGGAGCGCACCGCCTAG